From a single Streptomyces sp. 1331.2 genomic region:
- a CDS encoding response regulator transcription factor has protein sequence MRIVVAEDLYLLRDGMVHLLEAYGHEVVATAATGPETLHALLTHRPDAAVVDVRMPPTQSDEGLQAALAARREVPGLPVLILSQHVEQLYARELLADGAGGIGYFLKESVFDGEQFVDALERVARGGTAMDPAVIAALVSSAPSNRRLDRLTERESEVLALMAEGLSNQAIAQRLFLSDSAISKYTTSMFGKLGLTEDENGNRRVLAVLAYLNRP, from the coding sequence ATGCGAATCGTCGTAGCCGAAGACCTCTACCTGCTCCGGGACGGCATGGTCCACCTGCTGGAGGCCTACGGGCACGAGGTGGTCGCCACGGCGGCCACCGGCCCCGAGACCCTGCACGCCCTGCTGACCCACCGCCCGGACGCCGCCGTCGTCGACGTCCGGATGCCGCCGACCCAGTCCGACGAGGGCCTGCAGGCCGCCCTTGCCGCCCGCCGTGAGGTGCCCGGGCTGCCGGTGCTGATCCTCTCCCAGCACGTGGAACAGCTGTACGCCCGCGAGCTGCTGGCCGACGGCGCGGGTGGCATCGGCTACTTCCTCAAGGAGAGCGTGTTCGACGGCGAGCAGTTCGTCGACGCCCTGGAGCGGGTCGCCAGGGGCGGGACGGCCATGGACCCGGCCGTCATCGCCGCACTGGTCTCCTCCGCCCCCTCGAACCGGCGGCTCGACCGGCTCACCGAGCGCGAGTCGGAGGTGCTCGCCCTGATGGCCGAGGGGCTGTCCAACCAGGCCATCGCGCAGCGGCTGTTCCTCAGCGACAGCGCGATCAGCAAGTACACCACCTCGATGTTCGGCAAGCTCGGACTCACCGAGGACGAGAACGGCAACCGGCGGGTGCTGGCGGTCCTCGCCTACCTCAACAGGCCCTGA
- a CDS encoding peptidoglycan-binding protein — MPELWLPGAEIHDLGDHAPTDQQYPPKAIAHITWDRNATAAAPQDWCPYEDLVSYFTGAGAGDAPHLVWDPFSGRTAQLFPADSRSKSLLSPAQSPTRTNRAGRVVIQIEAVFFPYCRYQGRVYPRLVDTPCAGWDRIHSWIASWGVPDVWPMGRPTDFSGHRDEQVWETRGGWFAHAHVPYNDHTDPGSWPDLAAGPGSPADPPSQQHPVPPADPTPARYQVTINGLPYGYGARGYQVTTVGRALVARGFGSHYRSGPGPDWTDADTENYADYQGSLGYTGQAADGVPGEGSLNRLLGYLPGQRTVSVAHVAAAARTDPGAEQGHRTYGAEVAIVEQALVDEGLLEQRWADGSFGSRTVTAYAAWQRRCGYEAGAADGIPGQASLHRLGAARGFTVTD; from the coding sequence ATGCCCGAACTGTGGCTTCCCGGTGCCGAGATCCACGACCTCGGCGACCACGCGCCGACCGACCAGCAGTACCCGCCGAAGGCCATCGCGCACATCACCTGGGACCGCAACGCCACCGCCGCCGCGCCCCAGGACTGGTGCCCCTACGAGGACCTGGTGAGCTACTTCACCGGCGCCGGCGCCGGCGACGCGCCGCACCTGGTCTGGGACCCGTTCAGCGGCCGCACGGCCCAGCTGTTCCCCGCCGACTCCCGCTCGAAGAGCCTGCTCAGCCCCGCCCAGAGCCCCACCCGCACCAACCGGGCCGGCCGGGTGGTGATCCAGATCGAGGCGGTGTTCTTCCCCTACTGCCGCTACCAGGGCCGGGTCTACCCCCGGCTGGTCGACACCCCGTGCGCGGGCTGGGACCGGATCCACAGCTGGATCGCCTCCTGGGGCGTCCCCGACGTCTGGCCGATGGGCCGGCCGACGGACTTCTCCGGCCACCGCGACGAGCAGGTGTGGGAGACCCGCGGCGGCTGGTTCGCACACGCCCACGTGCCGTACAACGACCACACCGACCCCGGCTCCTGGCCCGACCTCGCGGCCGGCCCCGGCTCCCCGGCCGACCCGCCCTCGCAGCAGCACCCGGTGCCCCCGGCCGACCCGACGCCGGCCCGCTACCAGGTCACCATCAACGGCCTGCCGTACGGCTACGGCGCCCGGGGCTACCAGGTGACGACGGTCGGGCGGGCGCTCGTCGCACGCGGCTTCGGCTCCCACTACCGTTCCGGCCCGGGCCCGGACTGGACGGACGCGGACACCGAGAACTACGCGGACTACCAGGGGAGTCTGGGCTACACCGGACAGGCGGCCGACGGCGTCCCCGGCGAGGGATCGCTGAACCGGCTGCTCGGCTACCTGCCCGGACAGCGGACCGTCTCGGTCGCCCACGTCGCGGCGGCCGCCCGCACCGACCCGGGCGCCGAGCAGGGGCACCGGACGTACGGGGCCGAGGTGGCGATCGTGGAACAGGCGCTGGTGGACGAGGGGCTGCTCGAACAGCGCTGGGCGGACGGCTCCTTCGGTAGCCGGACGGTCACCGCGTACGCGGCCTGGCAGCGGCGCTGCGGGTACGAGGCGGGGGCGGCGGACGGGATCCCCGGGCAGGCCTCGCTCCACCGGCTGGGCGCGGCCCGGGGGTTCACGGTGACCGACTGA
- a CDS encoding GNAT family N-acetyltransferase, translating to MSEELRIRLLDEQDWDSVVALEHAAYAADGLSEGREALQSRARSSPDTCFVLERHGTVVGYLLSLPYPPLRCPDLGQPEETVHRSANLHVHDLVIAEELRGREVALGFIRHFREQAGEQGFERISMVAVRGADILLRLLGYRAHREVAVPACYGRRAVYMSMPVG from the coding sequence GTGAGCGAGGAGCTCAGGATCCGCCTGCTGGACGAGCAGGACTGGGACTCCGTCGTCGCCCTGGAGCACGCCGCCTACGCGGCCGACGGCCTCTCCGAGGGCCGGGAGGCGCTGCAGTCACGCGCCCGCAGCTCGCCGGACACCTGTTTCGTGCTGGAGCGGCACGGCACCGTCGTCGGCTACCTGCTGAGCCTGCCGTACCCGCCGCTGCGCTGCCCGGACCTCGGCCAGCCGGAGGAGACGGTGCACCGGTCGGCCAACCTGCACGTGCACGACCTGGTGATCGCCGAGGAGTTACGCGGCCGGGAGGTCGCGCTGGGGTTCATCCGGCACTTCCGGGAGCAGGCGGGCGAGCAGGGCTTCGAGCGGATTTCGATGGTCGCGGTGCGCGGGGCGGACATCCTGCTGCGGCTGCTGGGCTACCGGGCGCACCGGGAGGTGGCGGTGCCGGCGTGCTACGGGCGGCGCGCGGTGTACATGTCCATGCCGGTGGGGTGA
- a CDS encoding oxidoreductase, which translates to MSAATSPAVPTPAHRIAVIGAGPGGLYFAALAKQLAPDREITVFERDAREDEFGFGVVFSDETLDGIAQADPQVFAAISAEFARWSDIDIRYAGKVRTSGGHGFAALDRNRLRAVLRQRCAELAVDVRYRTPAPPVGQLAAEYDLVVAADGIRSGTRAAYPDAFRTEAEERHCRYIWLATDKVFEAFTFIVEQFDFGVLQVHAYPYSATRSTFIVEIAEDAWHRSGFEAFAAREFGRGESDVASVRRCAELLAGHLDGHRLIPNASRWIRFTTVRNASWRHRNVVLLGDAAHSAHFSIGSGTKLALEDALALAAALSEQPTLDGALAAYEAERRPVVESTQRAAQASLEWFETVGRRTGQDVDRFAFNLLTRSRRVTYDNLRARDAAFVDAVDTAFGGSPGIPPMFRPLKLGALELRNRIVVPPMATFTSPDALPSAFDRAQLTGHALGGAGLVLAGMTAVSPEGRATDHCPGLWSGHQEQAWRELLQAVRSVSDTPIGIQLTHAGRRGASAVPGPDGIGRPLAEGWPLLAASPLPWDTDSPVPHEANDVRLAAVTADFAAAAERAARAGFDVLELQFGHGHLVSSFLSPLTNRRTDHYGGPLAHRLRLPLEVLAAVRSAWPAGQPLLVRISASDWAPGGTTEAEAVAICRALAEAGADAVDVSTGEVVAQQRPPYGRGYQTPFAELIRTATGLPTIAVGAISGPDDANSVLLAGRADLVAVGRAQLYDPLWTLHAAAEQGYTGPGARWPGPWRAGSRKPPGPGADRVAPRLQLLREPPAPVHRRWLSTPPKGWARPEE; encoded by the coding sequence ATGAGCGCCGCCACGAGCCCCGCCGTACCCACCCCGGCGCACCGGATCGCAGTGATCGGCGCCGGCCCGGGCGGGCTCTACTTCGCCGCCCTGGCCAAGCAGCTCGCACCGGACCGGGAGATCACCGTCTTCGAACGGGACGCCCGGGAGGACGAGTTCGGCTTCGGCGTGGTCTTCTCCGACGAGACCCTGGACGGCATCGCCCAGGCCGACCCGCAGGTCTTCGCCGCGATCAGCGCCGAGTTCGCGCGCTGGAGCGACATCGACATCCGGTACGCGGGCAAGGTCCGCACCAGCGGCGGCCACGGCTTCGCCGCCCTGGACCGCAACCGGCTGCGCGCCGTCCTGCGGCAGCGCTGCGCCGAGCTGGCGGTGGACGTGCGCTACCGCACGCCCGCCCCGCCCGTCGGGCAACTGGCCGCCGAGTACGACCTGGTGGTGGCCGCCGACGGCATCCGCTCCGGCACCAGGGCGGCGTACCCGGACGCCTTCCGCACCGAGGCGGAGGAGCGGCACTGCCGCTACATCTGGCTCGCCACCGACAAGGTCTTCGAGGCCTTCACCTTCATCGTCGAGCAGTTCGACTTCGGCGTACTGCAGGTGCACGCCTATCCGTACAGCGCCACCCGCTCCACCTTCATCGTCGAGATCGCCGAGGACGCCTGGCACCGGTCCGGCTTCGAGGCCTTCGCCGCACGGGAGTTCGGTCGCGGCGAGAGCGACGTGGCGAGCGTGCGGCGCTGCGCCGAGCTGCTGGCCGGCCACCTGGACGGCCACCGGCTGATCCCCAACGCCTCCCGCTGGATCCGCTTCACCACGGTGCGCAACGCGAGTTGGCGCCACCGCAACGTGGTGCTGCTCGGCGACGCCGCCCACTCCGCGCACTTCTCGATCGGCTCGGGCACCAAGCTGGCGCTGGAGGACGCCCTGGCCCTGGCCGCCGCGCTGAGCGAACAGCCCACCCTGGACGGGGCCCTGGCGGCCTACGAGGCCGAGCGGCGCCCGGTGGTGGAGTCCACCCAGCGCGCCGCCCAGGCCAGCCTGGAGTGGTTCGAGACCGTCGGGCGGCGCACCGGGCAGGACGTCGACCGGTTCGCCTTCAACCTGCTCACCCGCAGCCGCCGCGTGACCTACGACAACCTCCGGGCCCGCGACGCCGCCTTCGTGGACGCCGTGGACACCGCCTTCGGCGGCTCTCCCGGGATCCCGCCGATGTTCCGGCCGCTCAAGCTCGGCGCGCTGGAGCTGCGCAACCGCATCGTGGTGCCGCCGATGGCGACCTTCACCTCCCCCGACGCGCTGCCCAGCGCCTTCGACCGGGCCCAGCTCACCGGGCACGCTCTCGGCGGCGCCGGGCTGGTCCTCGCCGGGATGACCGCGGTCAGCCCCGAGGGCCGGGCCACCGACCACTGCCCGGGCCTGTGGAGCGGCCACCAGGAGCAGGCCTGGCGCGAACTCCTGCAAGCCGTACGGTCGGTGAGCGACACACCGATCGGCATCCAGCTGACCCACGCCGGCCGCCGCGGCGCCAGCGCCGTCCCCGGACCGGACGGCATCGGCCGCCCGCTCGCCGAGGGCTGGCCGCTGCTGGCCGCCTCGCCGCTTCCCTGGGACACCGACAGCCCGGTGCCGCACGAAGCCAACGACGTCCGACTGGCCGCCGTCACCGCGGACTTCGCGGCCGCCGCCGAGCGGGCCGCGCGGGCCGGATTCGACGTGCTGGAGCTCCAGTTCGGCCACGGGCACCTCGTCTCCTCCTTCCTCTCCCCGCTCACCAACCGCCGCACAGACCACTACGGCGGCCCGCTCGCCCACCGGCTGCGACTGCCGCTGGAGGTCCTGGCGGCGGTGCGTTCCGCCTGGCCGGCCGGGCAGCCACTGCTGGTACGGATCTCGGCGAGCGACTGGGCACCCGGCGGCACCACCGAGGCCGAGGCGGTGGCGATCTGCCGTGCGCTCGCCGAGGCCGGGGCCGACGCGGTGGACGTCTCCACCGGCGAGGTCGTGGCACAGCAGCGGCCGCCGTACGGGCGCGGCTACCAGACGCCCTTCGCCGAGCTGATCCGCACCGCCACCGGCCTGCCGACGATCGCGGTCGGCGCGATCTCGGGGCCCGACGACGCCAACTCCGTCCTGCTGGCCGGGCGCGCCGACCTGGTCGCGGTCGGCCGGGCCCAGCTGTACGACCCGCTGTGGACGCTGCACGCCGCCGCCGAGCAGGGCTACACCGGGCCCGGCGCCCGCTGGCCCGGCCCCTGGCGGGCGGGCAGCCGCAAGCCGCCGGGCCCGGGCGCCGACCGGGTCGCCCCGCGCCTGCAGCTGCTGCGCGAACCGCCCGCACCCGTCCACCGCCGCTGGCTGTCGACCCCGCCCAAGGGGTGGGCTCGGCCCGAGGAGTGA
- a CDS encoding cupin domain-containing protein, producing MTEQNDDRIGRARVTDSPELLAYYEELAKHEAGALWTVANEIEPWYPQPKSVPVLWRYADLRPLVRKALPLVKADEAGRRVVMLVNPGRRELSAAVGLLYTGLQIMGPGEAMTAHRHQASALRFVHEGTGAWTVVDGQKLKVGPRDFAITPNNTWHEHGNEADDAPVIWQDGLDIPLVNTLDANFYEVHPELYQRPGPVVNSSLLSYGGNLLPYGSEKWTRPYSPLFGWPWEPSYDALCRLARATEGSPYDGVIMEYTNPVTGGPVMPTMAAHLQLLRPGQATRAHRHTGSVVYTAAKGRGVSVVAGQRFEWQQGDIFVVPSWAWHEHANLDQSEDACLFSFNDFPVMHSLGLYREEAHPDADGHQPAITG from the coding sequence ATGACCGAGCAGAACGACGACCGGATCGGCCGGGCCCGCGTCACCGACAGCCCGGAACTGCTCGCCTACTACGAGGAGTTGGCCAAGCACGAGGCCGGCGCCCTGTGGACGGTGGCGAACGAGATCGAGCCCTGGTACCCGCAGCCGAAGTCCGTCCCCGTGCTCTGGCGCTACGCCGACCTGCGCCCGCTGGTGCGCAAGGCGCTGCCCCTGGTGAAGGCCGACGAGGCGGGCCGCCGGGTGGTGATGCTGGTGAACCCCGGGCGCCGCGAACTGAGCGCCGCCGTCGGCCTGTTGTACACCGGCCTGCAGATCATGGGCCCCGGCGAGGCGATGACCGCGCACCGCCACCAGGCCTCCGCCCTGCGCTTCGTCCACGAGGGCACCGGCGCCTGGACCGTCGTGGACGGCCAGAAGCTCAAGGTCGGCCCGCGCGACTTCGCCATCACGCCCAACAACACCTGGCACGAGCACGGCAACGAGGCCGACGACGCCCCGGTGATCTGGCAGGACGGCCTGGACATCCCGCTGGTCAACACCCTGGACGCCAACTTCTACGAGGTCCACCCGGAGCTGTACCAGCGCCCCGGCCCGGTGGTGAACTCCTCACTGCTCAGCTACGGCGGCAACCTGCTGCCGTACGGCTCCGAGAAGTGGACCAGGCCCTACTCGCCGCTGTTCGGCTGGCCCTGGGAGCCCAGCTACGACGCGCTGTGCCGACTCGCCCGCGCCACCGAGGGCTCGCCGTACGACGGCGTCATCATGGAGTACACCAACCCCGTCACCGGCGGCCCGGTGATGCCGACCATGGCCGCCCACCTCCAACTGCTCCGCCCGGGCCAGGCCACCCGCGCCCACCGGCACACCGGCTCGGTGGTCTACACGGCGGCCAAGGGGCGCGGCGTCTCGGTCGTCGCCGGGCAGCGCTTCGAGTGGCAGCAGGGGGACATCTTCGTCGTCCCGTCCTGGGCCTGGCACGAGCACGCGAACCTCGACCAGAGCGAGGACGCCTGCCTGTTCTCCTTCAACGACTTCCCGGTGATGCACTCGCTCGGCCTCTACCGCGAGGAGGCCCACCCGGACGCCGACGGGCACCAGCCCGCCATCACCGGCTGA
- a CDS encoding sensor histidine kinase — MIRRSAAWGVRAGVGFVRACAVAAVTLLIPAVWVGAVALGIDWGPANPWSWLLPAVVVGAGTLALARPVCRAVRFLVERWTGTAVPAGYREPRPLTRMSTGYWWNGHSYERTRRDAELDQAWRTRWGDPATWRDLRFAVLVPFTAGLVAAVPPAALAAAVLALAGPEPVARLLGALAAIAAVACAPYAWRLLEPVAVRFLGPSHAMLLAERVDELTAQRADVTVAQAAEIRRIERDLHDGAQAGLVALGLSLATAEKLMDTDPERARALMRAARAGAAGSLSELRDLVRGINPPVLTERGLVDAVHALALNSPLDVTVTADRQFRLEPPIESAVYFGVAELLANATKHARATSVRITIGHSGTGIVVDVEDDGRGAVVIGNEGGLAGLRRRLAVFDGTLEITSPEGGPTRATMMVPCESS, encoded by the coding sequence ATGATCAGACGATCGGCTGCCTGGGGCGTACGCGCCGGGGTGGGGTTCGTCCGGGCGTGCGCGGTGGCGGCGGTCACCCTGCTGATCCCGGCGGTGTGGGTCGGCGCCGTGGCGCTGGGGATCGACTGGGGGCCGGCCAACCCGTGGTCGTGGCTGCTGCCGGCGGTCGTGGTGGGCGCCGGCACGCTCGCCCTGGCCCGCCCGGTCTGCCGGGCCGTCCGCTTCCTGGTCGAGCGGTGGACCGGCACGGCCGTCCCGGCCGGCTACCGCGAGCCCCGGCCGCTCACCCGGATGTCCACCGGCTACTGGTGGAACGGGCACTCCTACGAGCGCACCCGCCGGGACGCCGAGCTGGACCAGGCCTGGCGGACCCGGTGGGGCGACCCGGCCACCTGGCGCGACCTGCGCTTCGCCGTGCTCGTGCCGTTCACGGCCGGCCTGGTCGCGGCCGTGCCGCCGGCCGCGCTGGCCGCGGCGGTCCTCGCACTGGCCGGGCCGGAGCCCGTCGCCCGCCTCCTCGGCGCGCTGGCCGCGATCGCGGCCGTCGCCTGCGCCCCGTACGCCTGGCGGCTGCTGGAGCCGGTGGCCGTCCGCTTCCTCGGCCCCTCGCACGCCATGCTGCTGGCCGAGCGGGTGGACGAGCTGACCGCCCAGCGCGCGGACGTGACGGTCGCCCAGGCCGCCGAGATCCGCCGGATCGAACGCGACCTGCACGACGGCGCGCAGGCCGGCCTGGTCGCGCTCGGGCTCTCGCTGGCCACGGCGGAGAAGCTGATGGACACCGACCCGGAGCGGGCCAGGGCCCTGATGCGGGCGGCGCGGGCCGGCGCCGCCGGCTCGCTGTCCGAACTGCGGGACCTGGTACGGGGGATCAACCCGCCGGTGCTGACCGAGCGCGGATTGGTGGACGCCGTCCACGCGCTCGCCCTGAACAGCCCGCTCGACGTGACCGTCACCGCCGACCGGCAGTTCCGCCTGGAGCCGCCGATCGAGTCCGCCGTGTACTTCGGCGTCGCCGAACTGCTCGCCAACGCGACCAAGCACGCCCGGGCGACCAGCGTGCGGATCACCATCGGCCACAGCGGGACCGGCATCGTCGTGGACGTCGAGGACGACGGCCGCGGCGCGGTGGTGATCGGCAACGAGGGCGGACTCGCCGGCCTGCGCCGCCGACTCGCGGTGTTCGACGGCACGCTGGAGATCACCAGCCCGGAGGGCGGACCGACCCGAGCGACGATGATGGTGCCATGCGAATCGTCGTAG
- a CDS encoding DUF6271 family protein has product MQRVCLALPTMRPCPETIAELAEEAAYAVATFGVEVHLLVLDTTDAAEFAQNAAAVAALEPTPGVVVHHLGEAQQRKFLRRVAERSGAADPELLLDLMLPRAVAYGSCVNRLFLAAAALGCTSAHLRNDDADFQVVDGRKVFPIHHELLSVGRPAGEAVAGVSRSALDPADADKPVMLVSGSFIGELCVDISEIHALDPAVYREVVRLWAPPVWSEEEKDAMVDVSFKGAGSEPFGADDSVLSVPDIWDVYMCNTALDHRAYEALPLLPSTETIGSDYALLHALVHARLPGVTHNRHIVNYYTPERRTGAGFVSYQLRFVKFLLSMLYLYPVYGGMIDLGRALLDERHGLRVEPLLDLVRGSVDRDRSGNEHCLDVLDRCYRKLGGKYAELADVVAGRRQQLLDEARADAERWAVLIEAWAALVAAARAEGIGPRAAGSEPRAEGPGA; this is encoded by the coding sequence ATGCAGAGAGTCTGCCTCGCGCTGCCCACCATGCGGCCCTGCCCCGAGACCATCGCGGAACTCGCCGAGGAGGCGGCCTACGCCGTCGCGACCTTCGGGGTCGAGGTGCACCTCCTCGTCCTCGACACCACCGACGCCGCCGAGTTCGCGCAGAACGCGGCCGCCGTGGCCGCGTTGGAGCCCACCCCCGGCGTGGTCGTCCACCACCTCGGCGAGGCGCAGCAGCGGAAGTTCCTGCGCCGGGTGGCCGAGCGCTCCGGCGCCGCCGACCCCGAGCTGCTGCTCGACCTGATGCTCCCGCGGGCCGTCGCGTACGGCTCCTGCGTCAACCGGCTCTTCCTGGCCGCGGCCGCCCTGGGCTGCACCTCGGCACACCTGCGCAACGACGACGCCGACTTCCAGGTCGTCGACGGCCGGAAGGTCTTCCCGATCCACCACGAGCTGCTCTCGGTCGGCCGACCGGCCGGCGAGGCGGTGGCCGGGGTGTCCCGCTCCGCGCTCGACCCGGCCGACGCGGACAAGCCGGTGATGCTGGTCAGCGGCTCCTTCATCGGCGAACTCTGCGTGGACATCAGCGAGATCCACGCGTTGGACCCGGCCGTCTACCGCGAGGTGGTGCGCCTGTGGGCCCCGCCGGTGTGGTCGGAGGAGGAGAAGGACGCGATGGTGGACGTCTCCTTCAAGGGCGCCGGCTCCGAGCCGTTCGGGGCCGACGACTCCGTCCTCAGCGTGCCCGACATCTGGGACGTCTACATGTGCAACACCGCCCTGGACCACCGGGCCTACGAGGCGCTTCCGCTGCTGCCCTCGACCGAGACCATCGGCAGCGACTACGCCTTGCTGCACGCCCTGGTCCACGCCCGGCTGCCCGGCGTCACCCACAACCGCCACATCGTCAACTACTACACGCCCGAGCGTCGCACCGGCGCCGGGTTCGTCTCCTACCAGCTGCGGTTCGTCAAGTTCCTGCTCTCGATGCTGTACCTGTACCCGGTCTACGGCGGGATGATCGACCTCGGCCGCGCACTGCTGGACGAGCGGCACGGCCTGCGGGTCGAGCCGCTCCTCGACCTGGTGCGCGGCAGCGTCGACCGGGACCGGTCCGGGAACGAGCACTGCCTGGACGTCCTGGACCGCTGCTACCGCAAGCTGGGCGGCAAGTACGCCGAGCTCGCCGACGTGGTGGCCGGGCGGCGGCAGCAGCTCCTGGACGAGGCGCGGGCGGACGCCGAGCGGTGGGCGGTGCTGATCGAGGCCTGGGCGGCGCTGGTGGCCGCCGCCCGCGCCGAGGGGATCGGCCCCCGCGCGGCGGGCAGCGAGCCCCGGGCGGAGGGGCCGGGCGCGTGA
- a CDS encoding carbon-nitrogen hydrolase family protein produces MPHLPRFTAAAVQAAPVYLDPAATVDKAVELIREAAGHGAELVVFPEVFVPGYPYWNWTMNPVQGSPWYERLYRAAVDVPGPYVETLRAAARQAGVVLVIGVNERGRHSLGVLYNTLLVIGSDGELLGVHRKLVPTWAEKLTWTQGDGSTLKVHRTPVGPLGALACGENTNTLARFTLLAQGELVHAACYIALPVAPEDYDMAEAIALRAAAHCFEGKLFTVVSCSTLSPEIVDLIAGEDQQVRKQLARPRSALSGIFGPDGRAVTEPLVDEEGIVYAEIDLGRCIQPKQMHDIVGHYNRFDVFRLHVDDRPLRPLVFPADEEEGA; encoded by the coding sequence ATGCCCCACCTGCCCAGGTTCACCGCCGCCGCCGTGCAGGCCGCCCCCGTCTACCTGGACCCGGCCGCCACCGTCGACAAGGCCGTCGAGCTGATCCGGGAGGCGGCCGGCCACGGCGCCGAACTGGTGGTCTTCCCCGAGGTGTTCGTGCCCGGCTACCCGTACTGGAACTGGACGATGAACCCGGTGCAGGGCTCGCCCTGGTACGAACGCCTGTACCGCGCCGCCGTGGACGTGCCCGGCCCGTACGTCGAAACCCTGCGCGCCGCCGCCCGGCAGGCCGGGGTGGTGCTGGTGATCGGCGTCAACGAACGCGGTCGACACAGCCTCGGTGTGCTGTACAACACCCTGCTGGTCATCGGCTCGGACGGCGAACTGCTCGGCGTCCACCGCAAGTTGGTACCGACCTGGGCCGAGAAGCTGACCTGGACCCAGGGCGACGGCAGCACCCTGAAGGTGCACCGCACCCCCGTCGGCCCGCTCGGCGCGCTCGCCTGCGGCGAGAACACCAACACCCTGGCCCGCTTCACCCTGCTGGCCCAGGGCGAACTCGTCCACGCCGCCTGCTACATCGCCCTGCCGGTCGCCCCCGAGGACTACGACATGGCGGAGGCGATCGCGCTGCGCGCCGCCGCCCACTGCTTCGAGGGCAAGCTGTTCACGGTGGTCTCCTGCTCCACCCTCTCGCCCGAGATCGTGGACCTGATCGCCGGCGAGGACCAGCAGGTCCGCAAACAGCTCGCCCGCCCGCGCAGCGCCCTGTCCGGGATCTTCGGCCCGGACGGCCGCGCCGTCACCGAGCCGCTGGTGGACGAGGAGGGCATCGTCTACGCCGAGATCGACCTCGGCCGGTGCATCCAGCCCAAGCAGATGCACGACATCGTCGGCCACTACAACCGCTTCGACGTCTTCCGGCTGCACGTGGACGACCGCCCGCTGCGGCCCCTGGTGTTCCCCGCAGACGAGGAGGAAGGCGCATGA
- a CDS encoding fumarylacetoacetate hydrolase family protein codes for MHLLTYCTDGDDTPRLGARLAGDRVADLTALAAAAGVRLPDSLLELIRAGAPALATARELIAGTPATRPLAEVRLLAPLRPGKIVGVGLNYVEHVAESHRTLDTERELPDRPVLFGKPSTAVTGPGQPIRHNADLTKQLDWECELAVVIGEPAFQVAEPDALRHVFGYSIVNDISARDQRRSGQWFFSKGQDSYAPFGPVVVTADEIPDPQRLDLSLKVNGRLRQDSNTRHMLFGIARLIADISSGMTLEPGDVIATGSPSGVGAGMVPPQFLQPGDLVEATIERIGTLANPVVDAR; via the coding sequence ATGCACCTGCTGACCTACTGCACGGACGGCGACGACACCCCGCGCCTCGGCGCACGTCTCGCCGGGGACCGGGTCGCCGACCTCACCGCCCTCGCCGCCGCAGCCGGGGTCCGACTCCCGGACAGCCTCCTGGAGTTGATCCGGGCCGGGGCGCCGGCCCTGGCCACCGCGCGCGAGCTGATCGCCGGCACGCCGGCCACCCGGCCGCTCGCCGAGGTCCGGCTGCTCGCCCCGCTGCGCCCCGGCAAGATCGTCGGCGTCGGCCTGAACTACGTGGAGCACGTGGCCGAGTCGCACCGCACGCTGGACACCGAGCGCGAACTGCCCGACCGCCCGGTCCTGTTCGGCAAGCCGTCCACCGCCGTCACCGGCCCGGGCCAGCCGATCCGGCACAACGCCGACCTCACCAAGCAGCTCGACTGGGAGTGCGAACTCGCCGTGGTGATCGGCGAGCCGGCCTTCCAGGTCGCCGAACCGGACGCCCTGCGGCACGTGTTCGGCTACAGCATCGTCAACGACATCAGCGCCCGCGACCAACGCCGTTCCGGCCAGTGGTTCTTCTCCAAGGGCCAGGACAGCTACGCGCCCTTCGGCCCGGTCGTGGTGACCGCCGACGAGATCCCCGACCCGCAGCGGCTCGACCTCTCGCTGAAGGTCAACGGCCGACTGCGGCAGGACTCCAACACCCGCCACATGCTGTTCGGCATCGCCCGGCTGATCGCCGACATCTCCTCCGGCATGACCCTGGAACCCGGCGACGTGATCGCCACCGGCTCCCCCTCGGGCGTCGGCGCGGGCATGGTGCCGCCGCAGTTCCTGCAGCCCGGGGACCTGGTCGAGGCCACCATCGAGCGGATCGGCACGCTCGCCAACCCCGTGGTCGACGCCCGCTGA